One window from the genome of Labeo rohita strain BAU-BD-2019 chromosome 10, IGBB_LRoh.1.0, whole genome shotgun sequence encodes:
- the kctd9b gene encoding BTB/POZ domain-containing protein KCTD9b, translating to MRRVTLFVNGTSHNGKVVAVYGTLADLLSVASTKFGIKASNIYNGKGGLIDDIALIRDDDVLYISEGDSFVDPPNNLESPHEFHSWAHTDWITLNVGGRRFTTTRSTLVKEPESMLAHMFRDKDVWGNKQDEQGAYLIDRSPDYFEPILNYLRHGQLIINDGINLLGVLEEARFFGIERLAEQLEGVIKNSQPPEDHSPISRKEFVRFLLATPTKSELRCQGLNFSGADLSRLDLRYINFKMANLSRCNLTHANLCGTNLERADLSNANLDGANLQGVKMLCTNAEGASLKGCNFEDPAGLKANLEGANLKGVDMEGSQMTGINLRVATLKNAKLKNCNLRGATLAGTDLENCDLSGCDLQEANLRGSNVKGAIFEEMLTPLHMSQSVR from the exons ATGAGAAGAGTCACGCTGTTTGTAAATGGAACCTCACACAATGGCAAG GTGGTGGCAGTTTATGGTACTCTAGCTGATCTACTGTCAGTTGCAAGCACAAAATTTGGAATTAAAGCTTCCAACATATACAATGGGAAAGGAGGTCTTATAGATGACATAGCCCTCATCAG GGATGATGATGTCCTCTATATATCGGAAGGAGATTCTTTTGTTG ATCCACCAAATAATCTAGAGAGTCCGCATGAGTTTCATTCCTGGGCACACACAGATTGGATCACCCTCAATGTAGGAGGACGACGGTTCACAACCACACG GAGCACTTTGGTCAAAGAACCGGAGAGCATGTTGGCTCACATGTTCAGAGACAAGG ATGTTTGGGGAAACAAACAGGACGAGCAAGGGGCGTATCTCATTGATCGGAGCCCAGATTACTTTGAGCCAATATTAAATTACCTGAGACACGGACAGCTCATAATCAATGACGGCATCAATCTGCTGG GCGTACTTGAAGAAGCTCGTTTCTTTGGAATTGAACGTCTTGCTGAGCAGCTTGAAGGTGTTATTAAG AATTCCCAGCCTCCTGAAGATCACTCGCCAATCTCCCGCAAAGAGTTTGTGCGTTTTCTGCTTGCCACTCCAACTAAGTCTGAACTTAGATGTCAG GGCCTGAATTTTAGTGGGGCGGATCTCTCTCGTCTTGATCTCCGTTACATTAACTTCAAGATGGCCAACCTCAGCCGCTGTAACCTCACACACGCCAACCTCTGTGGTACCAACCTGGAGAGAGCAGACCTATCAAATGCCAATCTAGAT GGTGCCAATTTACAGGGCGTGAAAATGCTTTGTACCAATGCAGAAGGGGCGTCTCTCAAAGGCTGTAATTTTGAAGATCCCGCAGGACTCAAAGCAAATCTAGAGG GAGCCAATCTGAAAGGGGTGGATATGGAGGGCAGTCAAATGACGGGTATAAACCTCCGCGTGGCCACGCTGAAGAACGCCAAACTCAAGAACTGTAACCTGCGGGGGGCCACGCTGGCAGGAACCGATCTGGAG AACTGTGATCTGTCCGGCTGTGACCTTCAGGAAGCAAACCTGCGGGGCTCCAATGTAAAAGGAGCCATTTTTGAGGAGATGCTGACGCCGCTGCACATGTCACAGAGTGTCAGATAG
- the actr1b gene encoding actin related protein 1B — MESYDIIANQPVVIDNGSGVIKAGFAGDQIPKYCFPNYVGRPKHVRVMAGALEGDLFIGPKAEEHRGLLSVRYPMEHGIVKDWNDMERIWQYVYSKEQLQTFSEEHPVLLTEAPLNPSKNRERAAEVFFETFNVPALFISMQAVLSLYATGRTTGVVLDAGDGVTHAVPIYEGFAIPHSIMRVDIAGRDVSRYLRLLLRKEGYDFHTSAEFEVVRTIKERACYLSLNPQKDETLETEKAQYTLPDGSTLDIGPARFRAPELLFRPDLIGDESEGIHEVLAFAIQKSDMDLRRTLFSNIVLSGGSTLLKGFGDRLLSEVKKLAPKDVKIKISAPQERLYSTWIGGSILASLDTFKKMWVSKKEYEEDRARAIHRKTF, encoded by the exons ATGGAGTCGTACGATATTATAGCTAACCAGCCGGTTGTGATTGATAAT GGGTCTGGAGTTATTAAGGCTGGTTTTGCAGGAGATCAAATCCCTAAATACTGTTTCCCAAATTA TGTGGGGCGGCCCAAGCATGTCCGGGTGATGGCTGGTGCCCTTGAGGGCGATCTTTTCATTGGACCCAAAGCTGAg GAGCACAGGGGGCTGCTGTCTGTCCGCTATCCTATGGAACATGGTATTGTGAAAGACTGGAATGACATGGAGCGCATCTGGCAGTACGTTTACTCGAAGGAACAGCTGCAGACCTTCTCCGAGGAG CATCCTGTACTGTTGACCGAAGCACCGTTGAACCCCAGTAAAAATCGTGAACGTGCGGCTGAGGTGTTCTTCGAGACCTTCAACGTGCCTGCGCTGTTCATCTCCATGCAGGCTGTGCTCAGTTT ATACGCCACAGGCCGAACCACAGGTGTGGTCCTGGACGCCGGTGATGGTGTGACACACGCTGTCCCCATATACGAGGGATTCGCCATTCCACATTCCATCATGCGCGTGGACATCGCCGGACGTGACGTCTCCCGATACCTCCGCCTCCTCCTGCGCAAGGAAGGCTATGATTTCCACACTTCTGCAGAGTTTGAGGTCGTGCGCACCATCAAGGAG aGAGCCTGCTACCTTTCCCTCAACCCTCAGAAGGATGAAACTCTAGAAACTGAAAAAGCACAATACACACTCCCCGACGGAAGCACTCTAGAT ATCGGCCCAGCGCGATTCAGGGCTCCAGAGCTTCTCTTCAGGCCTGATCTGATTGGAGACGAGAGCGAGGGTATTCATGAGGTGCTGGCCTTCGCCATTCAGAAGTCAGACATGGATCTGCGACGCACGCTCTTCTCTAACATAGTGCTGTCCGGTGGCTCAACACTTCTGAAAG GTTTTGGAGACCGGTTGTTAAGCGAAGTGAAGAAACTTGCGCCCAAAGATGTTAAAATTAAG ATATCTGCACCACAGGagagactttattcaacatggATAGG GGGATCTATCCTGGCTTCACTCGACACCTTTAAGAAGATGTGGGTCTCCAAGAAGGAATACGAGGAAGATCGCGCCCGTGCCATCCAccgaaaaacattttaa